The following coding sequences lie in one bacterium genomic window:
- a CDS encoding argininosuccinate synthase, with protein MKIVLAYSGGLDTSVALKWLKDKYKAKVITYTATVGDEINKSEIEKKAKSTGAFKVYVEDLKKEFANEFIVPTLKAGALYEGKYPLATALSRPLIANRLVEIARKEKADAVAHGCTGKGNDQVRFELTIFSFAPSLKIIAPLREWELKSREEEIEYAKKHNIPVSTTKKSPYSIDKNIWGTSIECGVLEDPDQEPPENAWDKTNPIDKTPAKPQYIKIYFENGIPKKLDGNKYELSALIIELNSIGAKHGIGRIDMVEDRLVGIKSRELYEAPAAVILHKALGEIENLTLDRETTHFKKIISSKYAQLVYYGLWYSDLKEALDSFLEKIHENTTGEVTLKLHKANCIVVGRNSPNSLYNTKMATYSPEDIFNHQSAKGFIELFGLPQKIQALKRLEKQKKKK; from the coding sequence ATGAAAATAGTACTTGCTTATTCTGGTGGGTTAGATACTTCTGTTGCATTAAAATGGCTTAAAGATAAATATAAAGCAAAAGTCATAACATATACCGCTACTGTTGGAGATGAAATTAATAAGAGTGAAATAGAAAAAAAAGCGAAAAGCACAGGAGCATTTAAGGTATATGTTGAAGATTTAAAAAAAGAATTCGCAAATGAATTTATAGTACCCACACTGAAAGCAGGCGCTTTATATGAAGGAAAATATCCTCTTGCCACAGCGCTTTCAAGACCTCTAATCGCGAATAGATTGGTAGAAATAGCTAGAAAAGAAAAGGCGGATGCCGTAGCTCACGGTTGCACCGGAAAAGGCAACGACCAGGTAAGATTTGAGTTGACAATCTTTTCTTTTGCCCCAAGTTTAAAAATCATAGCTCCCTTGAGAGAATGGGAACTTAAATCAAGGGAAGAAGAAATAGAATATGCGAAAAAACATAATATCCCCGTTTCAACCACGAAAAAAAGTCCCTACAGCATAGATAAAAACATCTGGGGCACTTCTATAGAATGCGGTGTTCTGGAAGACCCCGACCAAGAACCACCGGAAAATGCATGGGATAAAACAAATCCGATAGATAAGACTCCCGCCAAGCCTCAATATATAAAAATATACTTTGAAAACGGTATCCCAAAGAAGCTCGACGGCAATAAATATGAATTATCTGCGCTTATTATAGAACTTAATAGTATAGGTGCAAAACACGGCATAGGAAGAATTGATATGGTAGAAGACAGACTCGTTGGGATAAAAAGCAGAGAACTATATGAAGCGCCTGCTGCAGTTATTCTCCATAAAGCTTTAGGAGAAATAGAAAACCTAACTCTTGACAGAGAAACCACACATTTTAAGAAAATTATTTCCAGCAAATATGCCCAGTTGGTCTATTATGGCCTATGGTATTCCGATTTAAAAGAAGCGCTTGACTCATTTTTAGAAAAAATACACGAGAATACAACCGGCGAAGTTACATTAAAATTACACAAAGCCAACTGTATTGTAGTAGGAAGAAATTCACCAAATTCGCTTTACAATACGAAAATGGCGACATATTCTCCGGAAGATATTTTTAATCACCAATCCGCTAAAGGATTCATAGAACTTTTCGGGCTTCCGCAAAAGATACAAGCTCTTAAAAGGTTAGAAAAGCAGAAAAAAAAGAAATAA
- a CDS encoding phospholipase: MAQKFKILFITFFLLFLLQQANICALTAENVELLTSEKYCKTINSLFNSATKSIFVAMYSFKYYSQYPKSPSNIFVNALIEAKKRGVDVTVLLDISRDEKSTKENQKTGKILSKKGVKVYYDSVETLTHTKTIVIDSRYTIIGSHNWTYSGLSKNNELSVLINSDELAKETERYIIGIISTKK, translated from the coding sequence ATGGCACAAAAGTTTAAGATTTTATTTATAACCTTCTTTCTTTTATTTTTACTGCAACAAGCAAATATCTGCGCGCTTACGGCAGAAAACGTAGAATTACTGACTTCCGAAAAATATTGTAAAACAATTAATTCGCTATTTAATTCTGCAACCAAATCTATCTTTGTTGCGATGTATTCTTTTAAATATTATTCCCAATATCCAAAATCCCCTTCCAATATCTTTGTAAATGCTTTGATAGAAGCAAAGAAAAGGGGGGTAGATGTAACCGTTTTGCTTGATATTTCCCGAGATGAGAAGAGCACAAAGGAAAATCAGAAGACCGGCAAAATCCTTTCGAAAAAAGGAGTAAAAGTTTATTACGATAGCGTTGAAACGCTGACTCACACAAAAACAATAGTGATAGATTCAAGGTATACGATAATAGGAAGTCATAATTGGACATATTCCGGATTATCAAAAAATAACGAACTTTCAGTACTTATAAATTCGGATGAATTGGCAAAAGAGACTGAGAGATATATAATAGGGATAATTAGTACTAAAAAATAA
- the argF gene encoding ornithine carbamoyltransferase — protein MNKNLLSIKDINKQDINLLFQMASELKTRRKRGEKIIHLLDGKSLGLLFEKPSTRTRISLEIAIRELGGSSLFLQSEQLQLKRGETLADAAKIFSLYLDALAVRTYNHNNLIELATNTSIPVINALSDFSHPCQVLSDMFTIKEEIGKLEDVGLTYIGAGNNVCNSLIYGSAKTGINLTISSPKGYEPSSGILEDAQKINPKCKIKLLSNPIEAVKNADVIYTDVWVSMGEEEQKKARLSAFKDFQINEKLVKAAKKHVFVMHCLPAHRGEEITSEVLDGTHSIVWEQAENKLHAQKALLVLLLGK, from the coding sequence ATGAATAAAAATTTACTTTCTATTAAAGATATAAATAAACAAGACATTAATCTTCTTTTTCAAATGGCTTCGGAATTAAAAACCAGAAGAAAAAGAGGGGAAAAGATTATCCATTTATTGGATGGGAAAAGCCTGGGGCTCCTGTTTGAGAAACCATCCACAAGAACAAGAATATCTTTGGAAATAGCCATAAGAGAACTTGGCGGAAGTTCACTTTTTTTACAATCAGAACAACTCCAGTTAAAAAGAGGCGAAACCCTAGCCGATGCGGCGAAAATTTTCTCGCTTTATCTTGACGCTCTGGCGGTAAGAACATATAACCACAATAATCTAATTGAATTAGCCACAAACACTTCAATTCCCGTTATTAATGCTTTATCCGATTTTTCCCATCCGTGTCAGGTTTTATCAGATATGTTTACTATAAAAGAGGAAATCGGTAAATTGGAAGATGTGGGGTTAACATATATAGGAGCCGGGAATAATGTTTGTAATTCATTGATATACGGCTCGGCAAAAACAGGTATTAACTTGACCATTTCTTCTCCCAAAGGATATGAGCCAAGCTCAGGAATTTTGGAAGACGCGCAAAAAATAAATCCGAAATGCAAAATCAAACTATTAAGTAATCCTATAGAGGCGGTCAAAAACGCGGATGTAATTTATACGGATGTGTGGGTTTCCATGGGCGAAGAAGAACAGAAAAAAGCAAGATTAAGCGCTTTCAAAGATTTCCAGATAAACGAAAAACTTGTCAAGGCAGCCAAAAAGCACGTTTTTGTTATGCATTGTTTGCCCGCTCATAGAGGTGAAGAGATAACTTCAGAAGTGCTGGATGGCACACACTCTATTGTATGGGAACAGGCGGAAAACAAATTACACGCGCAAAAAGCGTTGTTAGTTTTGCTTTTGGGAAAATAA